The following nucleotide sequence is from Dehalogenimonas formicexedens.
ATCTTTGATAAAAAATATCACTTGCTCAGCAACTTGGGGCAATACGTCACATACAGTTTTTATCCGCGTTTTATCGAAAGATGAAAGGGGAGCATCCATTACAAGAGGATAAGGTTCACAAGAAACGAGTTCGTTTTCAGAGGCTCGCCTTTGCCGAGCCATTTTTGTGACACCAGAAATAAAAGCAAAGATGACTGAAATACTTTGGCCCATTGATGCCTCTATTTCATCATGGTATCCTTCACAGTCGATGGCGTTAATTTGTATGTTGTATTTTTCATCGATGGACAGTGAAAGGCCTCCGTTATATATGGTCTTAAATATGTGGTTCACGTTATATTCTAATTGTTCTCGAGTCTCTGCTTCCTTTTCCGTGTAGAGAGCGCTCAGTATGTTGTACATATACTGGGCGTAAGCCTTATAGATTTCGATCTTTCGATTATTTTCATCTTTTAGGGACAGTTCATTTCGCTCAGTATTACGCCTATCCCTATTCATTTCGCACCGCCCTTTTTCGCGGTTTAAGTTATCTCTTTCACTTTGAAGGTCCCTCAATGCCTTTTCGTATTTCATCAGATCTTTTTGGAGTTCACCGACATTGATCATCCCTTGAAGCTTTGTCTCTATTAATACGATTTGCTCCTCGGTCGAAGAATAATCGTTATCGTTTTCACGTACGAGCGCATACTTCTCCGCAACATTTTCATAAAATAGATTGCTTTGCTGGCTCTTTAATTCGCAGTCCCTGACAAATTGGCCGATAGTACTTCCTAAGGATTGGGGAGGAATGAATTCTAACACCTTATTAAGGGCTTTATATTCAGGGTTGCCAAATTCTATTTTATTGTCGCACAAACATATGCCTCGTTTGATTAGGTATTCGATAGTGCGAGCGTGGATATCTGGTATTCCTTTATCAAGCTTCTGAGCTTCAGATAATTGTTGTAAGGCATCTCTCATTAATTTTTTTGAAAAATAGCTGGGCGCATGTAGGTTGAAAAATTTTAATAGTGAAGAAGTGTTCGTTGCTTTAGATAGTATTAAACTTTGGAGCCGAATTTTCAAAGTATCCTTTTCTTTTGCGAGCCTTATGCTGTCCTCGTTTAATTTAATCTTCTCTTCGAGTACAGCGCATTTATCTCGTGCTAAGATATCTTCTTTATCAATCTCTTCAATACGGCTTTCGATTTTCGATAAAGAATCGTTTAATTCCTGAATCTCCCGGGTATATTGCGCGATCTTATTGTCACTCCTGGTATCGTAGCTTTCATCGTAATTACGGAGTACTGAGGCTTTCGGTCCTCGACCCTTAAGGTGATCTAGGGCAGCGGCGATGGCACTCAACCCCAACAACCCCTTGACGGCTTGGGCGAATTCTTGGCTTTTGCCTTTACGAAGCTCTTTGCTCATGGTGCCGATACGTTCACCGTCAAAGAAGAAATATCTTGAAAGCTCCTTCGGCAGGAGCTCTTTCATCGTCATTTCCGTCTTTAGCTCATCAACATATTCTCGTTGGCCATCTTTATTCTTGTAGGCAATTACGAAAATCGGCTGGTTGGGCCGTTTGATAATCCCAGCCCCGTCCTTCTGATACCTTTGTTCTCGTATTATGGTGTACTCTACTCCGTTGTGTTCAAGTGCCAATTCTGCTTTGACAGTCTCTTCAGTATTGGGTAGCATCGCCGATGCTGTTGCTTTGCATAACATCGACTTATCTTCAAAATCCGTATCCCCATATAAACACCAGGTAAAAGCTTGGGCAAACGTCGTTTTTCCGGATCCCATTACTCCCATTATAACTGTCACATTTTTTTCTGGGTCAACTGAAAAATAAACCGTCTGATCCCCTCTGAACTGTCGAAAATTCCGTAATTTTAACGATTTTAGTAGCACTTCGCTTCTTCCTCAATCATTTTCTTAATCAGTTTTACCATTTCAACATCGTTATATTGCCTGGTTTTTATATTAACTTTTTCTTTCATGATCAGCTTACGAAGTAAGATGTCGATTTTCCGAGTGTCTATTTCTACTCCATTCACTGTAACAATTTCGCCATTATTCATAGGTTAACTCCTCTTCGTAACCGTATTCTTTGTCTTGTATTCGGTAAACTGACTTGATTGAGTCGATGATTGATTGAGCTTCGATCATATTCATGGCAATACTCGCGAAATCTTCAGCTCTCTTTGTTTCGCTTTTGACCAACGCAAGATCCCTGTTCACTTGGGCCTGAGTGAGTGATGGGACTTGATCGAGCGCTCTTGGGAGTGTGATGAAGTCGAATATTTCAGCGTGATCCTTTCCTTCTGCTAAACGCAACACACGTCCACGCCTCTGAATGTATTCTTTTGGATTAGTAGTGCTCGCAAGAATGAAAGCGATCTTAATATTCGGGATGTTTACACCTTCATCAAGGCATTTAATGGCAATCAGCGCTTGAAGGGTTTCTCCCGCAGCGAATTCCCTTTTGAGACGAGCACGCTCTTCAACATCCTCTTTAGATGTGAATTGAGACACGTTCATATTCAGTTTGTTCCCAAGTAGATCCGTGACGACATCTATTTGGCGCAAATCCTCATCATCAACCGGAGTAGAATCTTGATTTTCAGCAAGAATCTTTGTAGCCCCACAGTAGACTAATATATGATTATCGTGAATATATGGCGATATGCAGTATCCTAGTTGTGTTATTTTATTCTCCGCGCCCGCCACAAGACGGGCTCGCGCCAAAGTAAGCATTTTCCCTCTTTCGCTCAACGTAGTCTTGCCGTCTTTTCCCTTGACTACACACTTTCCGATCTCGTAAGTGAGCTCAGAGTACTTATTCAATTCTCCTTCGCTGAGTGCGGTAATAACGGGATAGTATTTATAATTCGTAAGCTTTTTTTCCTGAATGGCTCTTTCTATCGGATATTCAATACACTTTTCGCCGAAGTAAGAATAGAGAGCAGAAGTACCTTCGATATCACGATGACGTTCGAAAGTCGCAGACAGAGCTAAACGAAAAGGAAAAATCTCACTCAACAACTGACTTAACGCCGTGGCCCCGAAATTATGTGCCTCATCAACTAATAGCACGGCGTTGCTACGGATCCTCTGGACCTGTTTCTGAACAAAATCAGACGCGAATGTTGCATTAGTACAAATAAAACAAAAGAACTCTTTATTATTTACCTTTATTTTTTGGTCTCTAATGGCGTTGTCCAACCGGCTCTTCCAATCTTTTTGAGAGGAAGCGGAATAGCCGATTATGGGATCAACATTGAACTGCAACAGATCTTCGACCCACTGCTCAACGAGATGTTGATACGGACACACTATGAAGATTGCCAGGTTACCGGAGACAGCTTGACTAAGCCTCGCTAGCGCTCCGAGTCCTGTATAGGTTTTCCCGGTGCCGGTCGCCATATCAAAAATGCCTTTATATCCGCGCTTTTCCCATTCGTCGATAGCCATTTTCTGATAATCATGCAATTCGACTTTGTGGGGTATGACCACGCCCAAGCATTTCATCTTGGAGCGTTTTTGAGAATCGACGAATCCATTTAACTCTAGCTGTTCAGCATCGAAGTTAGGTGGATACTTTTTATAGCGTTCGATTATTTCCCGTTTCAACTCAGGAAATGGTATTATGCGAACATTTGGTTCGCAATCATTCCAAATAGATATAAAAGCTCTCTCTTTGGCTAGAACACGATCTGGCTCTCTCCAAGAGCAAAACACATCGATGGCTTCATAATTGACTTTAATTCCTGATACAGATTCATTCATGGACCCTGAAAAAGCTACTTTGTTCCCTAAGGCGTCAGTGAAGATGCCCATCTTTTCATGATAAATCCCGGTATTATTAGCATCTTCCACGAACGCGATTTTAATATCGAGAGTATCATTGGCAATCAGATGGGCCAAAATATTTAGTCGTTCGAGTTCATAATCGTTTCTTGCATTCTGAAGTTCACGTAGTACAGCCTGTTTTACGATCTGTTCTCTAATCTCGTAGCCTTTTCGGATAGCACAAATATCTTCGTCTGATAAATAAGGTGAAGCTACCAGCTGAATCTTACCGCCATTTCTTACTAGGCCTGATATTCCTTTTGACACTTCCACAAGTGCTGAAGAAGAAAAAAAACCGACGGCTCGTTGGTATAACGTAGCCGCCGACAAAAGAGGAATGTAAAACTCATTCGAGATATCGTCGAGAAGTGAGCGATACTCTTTTTTTATCAGGATATCTTCAAAACTCATGATACATTCTACTCGACGATTTAGAGCAGATCTTCCTCACAAAAGCCTGGTCCTTTAAGAGGTTAGACTACAACGTACATACTAGACATGGTCGTTCCCAACTGTCATCCTCCAATATCTCCGCAAGCGTGATGTGCGCGACAAGGTTGCGTTCCATTCGGCGGGCATGTTCGGTTTTTATCGTCGCAACTCTCTCGGGGCGAGACAATTCTTCTAGACTCTCGTTGTCGCACCAGGTGAATCGCCGGCCTGAACTCTCATCATATTTTTCGTATTGGCTGGCTAACTCAAATAGGTGGGGATGATGCTCGAGAAGCCCAACCCATTCGATCTTCTGCTGGAAGAAACAAAAAAAGCAGCCTGATCTTGAACGCCACGTCCGATATTGTGGCATTCCTATTCCAGATTCTTCGAGGATCCGAACGATATCGGGATAGCCGAGACCATCTTCCTTAAAAGGAAAAAGCGCCTTGATGTTCGGCTTTGTTGAAATATAGCCTTCTCTGTCTTCATCAGCGCGGATTCCAACGTAACTGGTGACAGCAGAATCTCCCACATATCGTTCAAACGGGTGCAATTTAAGATGCCGGGTACACCAACGCATCCTGGACGATGGAAGATAACCACGGAAAATCTCTAGCCAGTGGTCAAACCCCCTGCCATCCTTTAATGTGACAATCGTTTTTCCTAAAATGCCTTCTAGCCGCGCCAGGTATTCATAAGTTTCGGGTAGTTCTTTCTCCGTGTCGCAAAAGACGTACTCCATCCCAGGCACTTTGTCTCGCATGTAGATCGCGAGCGCCGCGCTATCTTTTCCACCGGAAACACACAGAATATGACGCACTAGCCTGCACCTCTAATTCGGCTTACTATGTGATAAGGTTGGCTTACGCCTAAATGAACGCTCAGTTGGCTCGCGTTCAGATGATACAGCTTGCCGCGCGACTTCGGCAACTGCCCCCAGCCATACCTTCGTATCGACATCCGTTGCGTATTTCCGGATTATCTCCTTAGCAATACGTTCAGCCTTCCTTTTTTCGGAGTGAGTCAGTCTAACGATGCCACGGACACCCTCAACATCTTTTTTATCGATGGTGACCAGATATCCAGCATCGCTATCCTGTAGACTTGCTTTTAAATCCAACATCGACTCAATGGATCGAGCTTTAGTCGAGAGCTGGGCAACGAGTCGAACAAAAGACTCTTCTTCTGCTCGACTCCAGCGATTAGGTGGTTGGCCAACAATCCCCGCAGCTATGGATTCAATGAACTCCATAGGTGGTAGGTTCGTATCGATAGCCCGGTTTATCACGATGCGAAAACCCGGATCTGTCACATATTCCGACAATATTGAAGCCCGTTTAGGAATTGAGGTTCTCCAATTCATATCGTTATTGGAGATATCGAAGACTTTAAATATGCTGCCCTTAATCCGCTCGATTAATGCTGGATAGCATGTGATAAGTGATTTGAACGCGCTATTGAGAGCATTAAAGAAATTTTCGATATTATCTTGGTTATTGTTAGACGGTTGCATCTCAAAAGGTATACAATCCAAAGCAACGGGTAATTCGACAAAAAGTAGCCTTTCGGGACTTTTAGCTCGCATAATTACATCCCGGGCGACAATTGCCGGTCGTGGTAACGCCTGGGTTATCTCCGTATAATGGTTTAGTGTGGCCATTCGGGCGTAGAGTGAACGCACCACCGGTAGGAGATGATTCCCAACTCCGAAGCCTCTCGAAAATCGTTCGACAACTGCAGCGCGCTCTCCACTCACCTTAAAACTTACAATAGAAAAATTCTTTGGATTGCGAATTAGGCGCTCCATCACGGGTGGTGTCAGATCGGGAATAAAGTGGTCTGTC
It contains:
- a CDS encoding AAA family ATPase; this translates as MLLKSLKLRNFRQFRGDQTVYFSVDPEKNVTVIMGVMGSGKTTFAQAFTWCLYGDTDFEDKSMLCKATASAMLPNTEETVKAELALEHNGVEYTIIREQRYQKDGAGIIKRPNQPIFVIAYKNKDGQREYVDELKTEMTMKELLPKELSRYFFFDGERIGTMSKELRKGKSQEFAQAVKGLLGLSAIAAALDHLKGRGPKASVLRNYDESYDTRSDNKIAQYTREIQELNDSLSKIESRIEEIDKEDILARDKCAVLEEKIKLNEDSIRLAKEKDTLKIRLQSLILSKATNTSSLLKFFNLHAPSYFSKKLMRDALQQLSEAQKLDKGIPDIHARTIEYLIKRGICLCDNKIEFGNPEYKALNKVLEFIPPQSLGSTIGQFVRDCELKSQQSNLFYENVAEKYALVRENDNDYSSTEEQIVLIETKLQGMINVGELQKDLMKYEKALRDLQSERDNLNREKGRCEMNRDRRNTERNELSLKDENNRKIEIYKAYAQYMYNILSALYTEKEAETREQLEYNVNHIFKTIYNGGLSLSIDEKYNIQINAIDCEGYHDEIEASMGQSISVIFAFISGVTKMARQRRASENELVSCEPYPLVMDAPLSSFDKTRIKTVCDVLPQVAEQVIFFIKDTDGELAEAHMASKVGKRYLFDKKNEYETYLITR
- a CDS encoding DEAD/DEAH box helicase family protein, producing the protein MSFEDILIKKEYRSLLDDISNEFYIPLLSAATLYQRAVGFFSSSALVEVSKGISGLVRNGGKIQLVASPYLSDEDICAIRKGYEIREQIVKQAVLRELQNARNDYELERLNILAHLIANDTLDIKIAFVEDANNTGIYHEKMGIFTDALGNKVAFSGSMNESVSGIKVNYEAIDVFCSWREPDRVLAKERAFISIWNDCEPNVRIIPFPELKREIIERYKKYPPNFDAEQLELNGFVDSQKRSKMKCLGVVIPHKVELHDYQKMAIDEWEKRGYKGIFDMATGTGKTYTGLGALARLSQAVSGNLAIFIVCPYQHLVEQWVEDLLQFNVDPIIGYSASSQKDWKSRLDNAIRDQKIKVNNKEFFCFICTNATFASDFVQKQVQRIRSNAVLLVDEAHNFGATALSQLLSEIFPFRLALSATFERHRDIEGTSALYSYFGEKCIEYPIERAIQEKKLTNYKYYPVITALSEGELNKYSELTYEIGKCVVKGKDGKTTLSERGKMLTLARARLVAGAENKITQLGYCISPYIHDNHILVYCGATKILAENQDSTPVDDEDLRQIDVVTDLLGNKLNMNVSQFTSKEDVEERARLKREFAAGETLQALIAIKCLDEGVNIPNIKIAFILASTTNPKEYIQRRGRVLRLAEGKDHAEIFDFITLPRALDQVPSLTQAQVNRDLALVKSETKRAEDFASIAMNMIEAQSIIDSIKSVYRIQDKEYGYEEELTYE
- a CDS encoding phosphoadenosine phosphosulfate reductase family protein codes for the protein MRDKVPGMEYVFCDTEKELPETYEYLARLEGILGKTIVTLKDGRGFDHWLEIFRGYLPSSRMRWCTRHLKLHPFERYVGDSAVTSYVGIRADEDREGYISTKPNIKALFPFKEDGLGYPDIVRILEESGIGMPQYRTWRSRSGCFFCFFQQKIEWVGLLEHHPHLFELASQYEKYDESSGRRFTWCDNESLEELSRPERVATIKTEHARRMERNLVAHITLAEILEDDSWERPCLVCTL